One window from the genome of Eublepharis macularius isolate TG4126 chromosome 15, MPM_Emac_v1.0, whole genome shotgun sequence encodes:
- the AIRIM gene encoding ribosome biogenesis protein C1orf109 homolog: MASDDLPLLHTLHCSLQKCFRALQEQHETWKNTLAACTSLLGSLSNLAEQMLASQKVAFANTPLQDFPCLPERLRYRQQCAAEALLEELEGKLLELQKVRDAAGVHVASVFQHCDQQEGLCQERAFQRSVLCPSLADMLEWLLDMEGFYHSIYLEVKLLLLQVTYEDLTKMQTLPQAWEQVLQHSLQNVVEDALLKVSFLEAG; encoded by the exons ATGGCTTCAGACGATTTGCCTCTCCTTCACACCCTGCATTGCTCTCTGCAGAAATGTTTTCGTGCCCTCCAGGAGCAGCATGAGACCTGGAAGAATACACTGGCAGCGTGCACATCTCTTTTGGGTTCCCTGAGCAATCTGGCAGAGCAAATGCTGGCATCCCAGAAGGTGGCCTTTGCCAACACCCCACTGCAAGACTTCCCATGTCTGCCAGAGAGACTCAGATACCGCCAGCAATGTGCAGCGGAAGCTTTGCTGGAGGAGCTGGAAGGGAAATT GCTTGAGCTGCAGAAGGTGCGGGATGCAGCTGGCGTTCATGTGGCCTCTGTTTTCCAGCACTGTGACCAGCAAGAAGGCCTGTGCCAGGAGAGGGCTTTCCAGCGCTCTGTGCTTTGCCCATCGTTGGCAGATATGTTAGAATGGCTGCTGGATATGGAGGGGTTTTATCACAGCAT CTACCTGGAGGTCAAGCTTTTGCTCCTTCAGGTCACGTATGAAGACTTGACCAAGATGCAGACCCTTCCACAGGCCTGGGAGCAGGTGCTGCAGCACAGTCTCCAAAACGTGGTAGAAG ATGCCCTGCTGAAGGTCTCCTTCCTGGAAGCTGGGTGA